The stretch of DNA GAAGTAGACGCCCGGGCTGCGGACCAGCTGGGACACGACGATCCGCTCGGTCCCGTTGATGATGAAGGTCCCCTTCTCCGTCATCATCGGGAAGTCGCCCATGAAGACCTTCTGCTGCTTGATCTCGCCGGTCTGGGCGTTGACGAACTCGGCGGTCACGAAGAGCGGCGCGGAGTAGGTGAGGTCCTTCTCGCGGCACTCCTCCGTGGAGTGCTTCGGGGCCTCGAACTGGTGGTCGGTCAGGCTGAGGGCCATCTGGCCCGTGAAGTCCTCGACCGGCGAGAGCTCGGAGAGGACCTCACCGAGCCCGCGACCGGTCAGCCACTCGAAGCTGTCCCGCTGGATGGCGACCAGGTCGAGGTCGTCGATCGGGAGGGGTTCGTCGATCTTTGCGAACGACAGGCGGGACGCGACGGAGTCGGGCGAGAGCGTCGACAAGGCTGCTGCTCCTCTATGGGTTGCAGTGGATGCGTGGGTGGAGGTGGTCGGGAGAGACGACCCGCCTGCGGCGCGCAGGCGGCCAGCGGGCTGCGCTAGCGGGTCGGGGGCGCGACGACGTGTCGCGCGGGGGGTGCCGCCCTGGTGTGCGACGTGGGTCCAGGGGTGGGCGGGGTCCCAGAGGACGGCAAAGCGCAGCACAAGTCAGGCTCGCGCTGCGTCTCGTCGGGTGCTGTCCCCTCGCGGAGACCGATGCGGTTGCTCGTGACGACTCCCTCGTCCCGTGCGAATCCTCTAAGGGTGCACGTCGGAAGACTACCCGTCAAGCACCCGGCCGCAACGTCGGGTGCTTGACGGGCGGTGGCGTGTGGCCGGTGGAACGCGACGGCGGGGCGACCGTGGCCGCCCCGCCGTGCGGGTGTTCGCGAGGTGGGGCTGGCTACTTGAGCTCCACCGTGGCGCCGGCGCCCTCGAGGGCCTCCTTCGCCTTCTCCGCGTCGTCCTTGTTCGCACCCTCCAGGATCGGCTTGGGGGCGCCGTCGACCAGCTCCTTGGCCTCCTTCAGGCCGAGGTTGGTGAGGGCGCGCACCTCCTTGATGACCTGGATCTTCTTCTCGCCGGCGGAGGCGAGGATGACGTCGAAGGAGTCCGTCTCCTCCTCCGCGGCGGCGTCGCCACCGCCGGCAGCCCCGGGGGCGGCCATGGCGACGGGGGCGGCGGCCTGGACGTCGAAGTGCTCCTTGAACCGGTCGCGGAACTCCTTCAGCTCGAGGAGGGTCATCTCCTCGAACGCAGCGATCATGTCGTCGACGGCGATCTTGGCCATTGCTCGTGCTCCTTGGTGGGGTCTGGGGGTCTGGGGTGGTCTCGGGTGGGGGCCGGCGGGGCCGGCTACTCGGGCTTCTTGGCCTCGAGGGCGGTCATCAGGCCCTCGGTCTCGGTCAGCAGGTCGTCGGCCATGCGCGGCATGTAGGCGAGCATGGTCTCGAACATCCCGGCGAAGCTGGCCAGCAGCTCCTCGGCGCTCTCGAGGTCCGCGAGCTTTCCGGCCTCCTCGCCGTCGAGGAAGTTGCCCTCGAGGACGGCGCCCTTGACGACGAGCTCGGGGTGGTCCTTCGCGAACGCGCGCAGGGCCTTCGCGACGCCGGCCACGTCGTCGCCGGTGAAGGCGAGGGCGGTCGGACCGGTCAGGGTCTCGCGCGGCACGTCGTATCCGGCCTCGGCCGCGGCCAGTCGGATCAGGGTGTTCTTCGCGACCGTGTAGGTCCCGCCGCTCTCACGCAGCTTGGCGCGGAGGTCCGCCATCTCCTGGACGGTCAGGCCGCGGTACTCGGTGAAGACGGTCGCGGTGGTCGCGCCGAGGTCCTCGCGGATCTTGTCGACGACCGCGGTCTTCTCCTGGCGTGCTCCCATCGGGGGCTCCTCGTGGTGGGCGTGTCGGGTGGTCTGGCGTCGTGGGCCGGCGTGATCGCTCGGAGACGACGAACGCCCTGGCCGTCAGCGGCGCAGGGCGTGGGACACGGTGCTCACCAGTGGAGCGGGTCTCTCACCTGCGCGGGGTTTACGTGCCGGGGCACACCAGCGGTCATGGGCTGGGCCGAGGGTACGCGCCGCCCCGCGGAGCCGCAACGCGCCCATCGTGCCTGTGTCGGCCAGTCGCCTAGAGGCTCCGCGCGCCCGCCCCCCCCCCCGCCGCTGACGCGTCGGGAGCGCCCCCCGGCCTGTCTCCTACGCGCTCACTGGCGTTCGCGCGCACTCGAGGGCCACTGCGCCGAGGCGGGCGAGGCGGACGTCGGCGAGCGGGGTCGTGGCCATGCCGAGGCGGTTGGTGGTGAACGCGATCGACATGCGGGTCTCGGGGTCCGCCCACGCGCCGGAGCCGCCGAGGCCGAAGTGGCCGAACCCCAACCGGGGCTGGTCGCTGCCGAGCACGAACGCCTGGTGGTACCCGAGCCGCCAGCGCATGGGCATGCCGAGGACCGCATCGCGCTGGCGGGTCTGGACCTTGCCGGCGCGCTCGAGGACGTCGGCCTCCAGGTACCGCTCGCCCTCGAAGATCCCGCCGGAGGCGAGGGGCGCGTACATCCGGGCGAGCGACCGAGCGGTGAAGACCCCGTTGGCGGCGGGCATGACCGCACCCCACAGCGCCGGTGAGTTCATGAACTCGTCGAAGCCGTGCGGCAGCAGCGCGTCGACGAAGGGGCGGAGCCGGCGGGCGTACTTCAGGTAGTGGCCGACGCGCGCCATGTTGAGGCCGAGGAAGGACAGGTCCTGGAAGAACGGGGCGATCCGGTGGTGCTCGGCGGCGGGGGTCGAGATGTACAGGCCGTCCGCGGCGAGCGGGGTGGCGACCTCCTCGGCCAGCAGGTCGGCGAAGTCCCGGCCCGTGGCGTGCTCCACGACCCCTGCCACCAGGTAGCCGAACGTCATCGCGTGGTAGGCGGGGCGGCCGCGCTCGGGGCCGGGCGGACGCGCGGCCAGCAGCGCGGCGATCCTGCGGTGGTCGAGCAGGTCGCCGGGCGCCTCGGCCACCCCCCGGATCCGGTGCAGACCGGCCCGGTGGGTGAGGATGTCGACGAGGGTGATGTCCTCCTTCCCCTCTGCCGCGAAGGCCGGCCACCACGTCGCCACGGGCACGTCGAGGTCCAGGACGCCCTTCTGCACCAACCGGTGGACGAGGGTCGAGGTGACGCCCTTCGAGGTGGAGAACGACATCGCCATCGTGTCCGGCGCCCAGGGCGTGCCGGCGTCCACGTCGGCGTACCCCGCCCACACGTCGACCACGGGCTCGCCGTGCTGGTACACGGCCAGCGCCCCTCCCCCGTCGCGCCGCCGGCCGAACAGGTCCCGGAACGCGTTGACCAGCGGTCGGAACCGCGGCTGGGTGAACGG from Euzebya sp. encodes:
- the rplJ gene encoding 50S ribosomal protein L10, with product MGARQEKTAVVDKIREDLGATTATVFTEYRGLTVQEMADLRAKLRESGGTYTVAKNTLIRLAAAEAGYDVPRETLTGPTALAFTGDDVAGVAKALRAFAKDHPELVVKGAVLEGNFLDGEEAGKLADLESAEELLASFAGMFETMLAYMPRMADDLLTETEGLMTALEAKKPE
- a CDS encoding serine hydrolase domain-containing protein — protein: MSTTERQTPTPETPTAPFTQPRFRPLVNAFRDLFGRRRDGGGALAVYQHGEPVVDVWAGYADVDAGTPWAPDTMAMSFSTSKGVTSTLVHRLVQKGVLDLDVPVATWWPAFAAEGKEDITLVDILTHRAGLHRIRGVAEAPGDLLDHRRIAALLAARPPGPERGRPAYHAMTFGYLVAGVVEHATGRDFADLLAEEVATPLAADGLYISTPAAEHHRIAPFFQDLSFLGLNMARVGHYLKYARRLRPFVDALLPHGFDEFMNSPALWGAVMPAANGVFTARSLARMYAPLASGGIFEGERYLEADVLERAGKVQTRQRDAVLGMPMRWRLGYHQAFVLGSDQPRLGFGHFGLGGSGAWADPETRMSIAFTTNRLGMATTPLADVRLARLGAVALECARTPVSA
- the rplL gene encoding 50S ribosomal protein L7/L12 gives rise to the protein MAKIAVDDMIAAFEEMTLLELKEFRDRFKEHFDVQAAAPVAMAAPGAAGGGDAAAEEETDSFDVILASAGEKKIQVIKEVRALTNLGLKEAKELVDGAPKPILEGANKDDAEKAKEALEGAGATVELK